From Streptomyces sp. NBC_01754, a single genomic window includes:
- a CDS encoding dihydrofolate reductase family protein, translating to MRIVITEFISLDGVVQAPGGPEEDTDGGFANGGWSHPYFDPEVVGGAFDEATAEAEALLFGRRTWQTMAAAWPERAGDPFADRMNSLPKYVVSATLGEADLTWSGTRLLPGADAVARIRELRAADGGDLVVMGSPTLVRSLLSEGLADELRLMVMPVILGGGKTIFPGDGTARPLELVSSVTSPAGVQVCTYRPAGTGAGV from the coding sequence GTGCGCATCGTGATCACCGAGTTCATCAGCCTGGACGGCGTCGTGCAGGCCCCCGGCGGACCCGAGGAGGACACCGACGGCGGCTTCGCGAACGGCGGCTGGTCGCACCCGTACTTCGACCCGGAGGTGGTCGGCGGCGCCTTCGACGAGGCGACGGCCGAGGCCGAGGCGCTGCTCTTCGGGCGCCGTACCTGGCAGACGATGGCCGCCGCGTGGCCGGAGCGGGCGGGTGATCCGTTCGCCGACCGGATGAACTCCCTGCCCAAGTACGTCGTCTCCGCGACCCTCGGCGAGGCGGACCTGACCTGGTCCGGCACCAGGCTGCTCCCCGGCGCCGACGCCGTCGCACGCATCCGCGAACTCCGCGCCGCGGACGGCGGGGACCTGGTGGTCATGGGCAGCCCGACCCTCGTCCGCTCCCTGCTGAGCGAGGGGCTGGCCGACGAACTCCGGCTGATGGTCATGCCGGTGATCCTCGGCGGCGGGAAGACGATCTTCCCCGGCGACGGCACCGCGCGCCCGCTGGAACTCGTCTCGTCCGTCACCAGTCCCGCGGGCGTCCAGGTCTGTACCTACCGGCCGGCGGGCACCGGTGCCGGAGTCTGA
- a CDS encoding sugar transferase, which translates to MGHVDLPESDVSGPAGRAGAPRPRTAAPRTHAPVPGQLWGTPSTPPRHPHAGPAAGRPGPRPPLLALTDLLGLGLPAWWVLHAAGAPRPEAAAVAALVWLAVRAARGRYAARLPGRPGSLSPPVGDWLVFVGVLVVLLAVTGRRPEPATAVVALVPGLVVALLAAAAERWRAAGRGGAAHRVLVVGEAARLDRAVGRLSSRTGHPYAVVAAVPVGEGTPGGGTPVPGRLAPGPADDDVSTVLGGAFAHDADLVLVAPGPKLAGDRLRRLSWGLHDGGIALCVLSDLSGTAAARVRPASVAGLTLLHVAPPLRHGAQPTLKSLVDRGGAALGLLVLAPLFLAVALAVRLTSRGPVFHRQVRHGRHNTPFTMWKFRTMVADAESRKEQLAPANESEGPMFKMRRDPRLTPIGHALRRTSVDELPQLLNVLRGDMSLVGPRPPLPEEVARYDERELRRLAVRPGLTGLWQVSGRSDLSWQETVRLDLWYVDNWSVATDAGLLARTVRAVADGRGAY; encoded by the coding sequence ATGGGGCATGTCGACTTACCCGAATCGGATGTGTCCGGGCCGGCGGGACGGGCGGGGGCACCACGGCCACGTACGGCGGCGCCCCGGACCCACGCGCCGGTGCCCGGTCAGCTGTGGGGAACGCCGAGCACACCACCACGGCACCCGCACGCGGGCCCGGCGGCCGGAAGACCGGGCCCCCGCCCGCCGCTCCTCGCCCTGACCGACCTGCTGGGGCTGGGCCTCCCCGCCTGGTGGGTGCTGCACGCGGCCGGCGCGCCCCGCCCTGAGGCCGCCGCCGTGGCCGCACTCGTCTGGCTGGCTGTGCGCGCCGCGCGCGGCCGGTACGCGGCCCGGCTCCCCGGACGGCCCGGCTCCCTGTCCCCGCCCGTCGGTGACTGGCTGGTGTTCGTGGGGGTGCTCGTCGTCCTGCTGGCGGTGACGGGCCGTCGGCCGGAGCCGGCGACCGCGGTGGTGGCCCTGGTGCCCGGCCTGGTGGTGGCCCTGCTGGCCGCCGCGGCGGAGCGGTGGCGGGCCGCCGGGCGCGGCGGGGCGGCTCACCGGGTGCTGGTGGTGGGCGAGGCCGCCCGCCTGGACCGTGCGGTCGGCCGGCTCTCCTCCCGGACGGGCCATCCGTACGCGGTGGTGGCCGCCGTGCCGGTGGGCGAGGGCACACCCGGCGGCGGTACCCCCGTACCGGGAAGACTCGCCCCCGGACCGGCCGACGACGACGTGTCCACGGTGCTCGGCGGCGCCTTCGCCCACGACGCGGACCTGGTGCTCGTGGCGCCCGGCCCGAAGCTCGCCGGCGACCGGCTCCGCCGGCTCTCGTGGGGTCTGCACGACGGCGGTATCGCGCTCTGCGTGCTCTCGGACCTCTCGGGCACGGCGGCCGCCCGGGTGCGTCCCGCGTCCGTCGCCGGGCTGACGCTGCTGCATGTGGCGCCTCCGCTGCGGCACGGGGCGCAGCCGACGCTCAAGAGCCTGGTCGACCGGGGCGGTGCCGCGCTGGGCCTGCTGGTCCTGGCACCGCTGTTCCTCGCCGTCGCGCTGGCCGTGCGGCTCACCTCACGGGGTCCGGTCTTCCACCGCCAGGTGCGGCACGGACGGCACAACACCCCCTTCACCATGTGGAAGTTCCGCACGATGGTGGCGGACGCGGAGTCCCGCAAGGAGCAGCTCGCCCCGGCCAACGAGAGCGAGGGACCGATGTTCAAGATGCGCCGCGATCCACGGCTCACCCCGATCGGACACGCCTTGCGCCGTACCTCGGTCGACGAACTCCCGCAGCTCCTCAACGTCTTACGAGGTGACATGTCCCTGGTTGGACCACGTCCGCCGCTGCCGGAGGAGGTGGCGCGCTACGACGAACGGGAGCTGCGGCGGCTCGCGGTCCGGCCTGGGCTGACCGGACTGTGGCAGGTCAGCGGACGCTCGGACCTGTCCTGGCAGGAGACCGTGCGGCTGGATCTCTGGTACGTCGACAACTGGTCGGTGGCCACGGACGCAGGACTCCTCGCCCGCACCGTACGCGCCGTCGCCGACGGGCGCGGGGCGTACTGA